GATAAAAAATCTTCGATCCGTTTCGGGCGAGAAAGTCTCGCCCCGGAGCCGTTGGCCTGACCGACCTCGTCTCGGTGAAACGCCTTATGAAAGCCTGAAATCATTGTATCCGCTAAAATCGCTAAACACCATTTACATCAGTAATCTGGCGAATGATTTGAAAAAAATTGACAGACCTCATGCCGTGGCGCAAAGTGTGCGACTGACTTAAGACATTAAGGTTGGAAATTTACCATTTGATTCACGTGATGCGGATCAACATAAACAGAGAGGTTTATTAGAGGTGAACGATAATGACGAGAACAGCATATTAGAATTTTCTAGTAAGTTGGGAAGTTTTCAGGAAAATTGCAAGCGGATTCTGGAAATCACCAATCTTTGGCCTGAAGCAAAAGCTCAGACTGTTCGGAACTTTGATTTTAATGCCGCCTATAAAGAATTCACAACATGTCTAATTGAATTATTATCAAGCAAGGAAGCAGAAAATACTGGGTTCATCTCTGATCTGGTGCTCTATTTTGATATCCGCGATAGAGATATTATGGCATATTCATGCCCTGAATGGTCGGAAGACGACGCAGATTGGAGCACGGATATTGGATCCCAAGCCAGTATGGATGATAATTCGATCGTTCGGACAATGCAAAGCCTGACAACAATTGACAACAAAGAGTCAGATATTTTCGCCTGCTTGGTTTTGATAGTCTTCAGCCACCACTTCGGTTCCGATAATTTTGCCGATGCGTCTAAATACTTTCTCAATAGTACGCGCGATCATGTGTATTTTTCCATTGGAGTACATTCCAGCAGCCTCTTTACCATTGGCTTGCTGAATAAAAACGGATACGAGACTATGAATGTAAGTCATTAAAGAACCAGAAAAATTTAACATGAAATACCGCTAACCTACAAAGACGATAAATCCGATAAATTCTGAAACATGACACTTCCAATGGATGCTAAGTAACGCGATCTCGATACTTAACATCCATTATAGTTTTTAGACTAGATCACTTACTGTAACGTGCATCTGCCTCCCGAACACTGATTTACTAACGAGCTGATTGGATATCTTCCTGAACCTCTTCTGTCCTCTCCTTCTCCGGTGCAATCCCTGTTAGAAACCATGAGTCCAAAAACACTTTCATAAGCTCCTACCGGCTGTATAGTTGTGAGTACTAGCATAGTTCTGCCTGGTCCTTCCAGATCAGCAAGTATCTCTTCCGGATTCGTCCTGGGTATTAAAGATGATCTGTAGTCGTTAAATGATGTCGTAGGCGTGTTTGTTCGAATTGCCACTAACCCCTCAGAGGTCCTAATAACTGGAACGGCATGTCCCGAAATAGTTCCGTTTGCACGCTGCCTTCTCATTAATACCAACCAAATACTTCCGGGAGGGGAATTTGTGAGTGATCTAATATGAGATAGCATTTCAGGTCGAGTGGTCATTGGAGCAGAGCTTTCCCATTCGTACTGAGGCATCATAATCATAGTAGATGCGTATGCCAGCACTCTGCCTCTGTTAGCGTATGTCGCAGGTACATTTGTCAGTAGTCTGTACAATTCCCGATAACGTCGGCTAAACGAAATAAAAGGATCCCTATCAGGGGCTGTATCGAAGAAGTAGCCTCCGCTCTGAAGCGGTCTTTGAGAATGATACTCCTGGAGTTCTGCTAACATTTGAAAGCTATGAAGTAGGCAAACGCCGCACACTCCAACCTGCTGGGGTCTGTAACCGGGTCTCGCAGATTCATATGTTGCTGATCTAGCTATGTCGTAAAATCTCCTGATCCAATCATCAGTTAATTGAAAGTCAGACGGTAGGTTCCTTTTTACTCTTTTATGCGCATAGCTTTTCTTATTACCGGCTGGACAGTACTGTTCTGTATTTCCAAGATTACCGGTTGTGTAACGTGCCCAACTCAATAAGTCTTTATCAACAAAAAACAGAGACGTAGGATTATGGGTAGTATCTGCCTCTATATAAGAGGGTTTAACTGTATAAGCAACACCCCAATTCGGTCCGGCCTTGGTAACTCTAAGTATATTGCCTTGATAATCTGTAATCATCCCTCCTTCTTGTGTCTCAAAATATATGTTCCAATAAGCGGAATTCTCCTTACTCGTCACAGGTGCGTCACTACACTGTGCCCAGTAAACCCAATTCCAATTATATTTACCTACCTTAGAATACATACAAGAGAGAAGTCCATTAGCAGGATTGTATTGGGCAAGATGTCCATTTTCGGGATTGTAGTAGATAGGCGTAGTATTTCTATCTGAACCTCCCGAACGAATAAAGTAGCGGCCAGCCATATTATTCCAAATTCCATCGCCCCAATTCGAATCCCAAGCTATGGAAGTCTGAATGCTAACGTTTCCAGGAGTGGCCACTGTCTTAACCCAATCATTCATCGTAGAGTCTAAGGTATGGTTGTAGTAATCCCCGGATGTTTTTGAGATATAGGCAAGCCAATGCACATCCTTCAACTGATAACGCCCATCCGCAGTCCAAAAGGCGTTATTTTTTACTATCCATCTTTGTTGAGGATCATTGATAGTACAAGGTCTGAGGTTCACATAATCCCAGTTTGTTTCTCCTTTAATTACTTTCTCTGGAGTAGTGA
The nucleotide sequence above comes from Leptospira weilii. Encoded proteins:
- a CDS encoding DUF1561 domain-containing protein, whose product is MGRWIVLTVVLLVSIGVSFTYGGNSISSSGIPGSIVQKPTDKPNDKPIKIIAHNGKNYCYSPMFTIDGSFIQLQGCGDKTPKARYDVFQRISYYINNTWLCVTTPEKVIKGETNWDYVNLRPCTINDPQQRWIVKNNAFWTADGRYQLKDVHWLAYISKTSGDYYNHTLDSTMNDWVKTVATPGNVSIQTSIAWDSNWGDGIWNNMAGRYFIRSGGSDRNTTPIYYNPENGHLAQYNPANGLLSCMYSKVGKYNWNWVYWAQCSDAPVTSKENSAYWNIYFETQEGGMITDYQGNILRVTKAGPNWGVAYTVKPSYIEADTTHNPTSLFFVDKDLLSWARYTTGNLGNTEQYCPAGNKKSYAHKRVKRNLPSDFQLTDDWIRRFYDIARSATYESARPGYRPQQVGVCGVCLLHSFQMLAELQEYHSQRPLQSGGYFFDTAPDRDPFISFSRRYRELYRLLTNVPATYANRGRVLAYASTMIMMPQYEWESSAPMTTRPEMLSHIRSLTNSPPGSIWLVLMRRQRANGTISGHAVPVIRTSEGLVAIRTNTPTTSFNDYRSSLIPRTNPEEILADLEGPGRTMLVLTTIQPVGAYESVFGLMVSNRDCTGEGEDRRGSGRYPISSLVNQCSGGRCTLQ